The following proteins come from a genomic window of Puntigrus tetrazona isolate hp1 chromosome 15, ASM1883169v1, whole genome shotgun sequence:
- the zgc:153184 gene encoding capZ-interacting protein, whose protein sequence is MEEEAPVKPSVAQLAGKLKGYALPMPGNMEVISLRRPPCSLAINNQKDEEHEEKSSVCPHPPKIKIKSSPLIEKLQANLALSPTVLLSPPKSPESKQPPTTSSPISPCSSLSSTLQPTQLSCEDEAPVSFEQPVEGTPLPSINKSRARLSFKRRLPTRQHRKSACEEAKWNEGNVSPCEPDNHQQNGDEGELIRGPSQEDTENKMDSAQPTNGPHEENNRTEHRDVPQEIEGTQVTHIGNKEEEAEEGYEPSDCKQDQKEAKEETEEDKTEVKEDKEVLDAENKPE, encoded by the exons ATGGAG GAGGAAGCGCCAGTCAAGCCGTCAGTAGCTCAGCTGGCTGGAAAACTCAAAGGTTATGCACTGCCAATGCCAGGAAACATGGAG GTGATATCTTTGAGAAGACCCCCATGTTCTTTAGCAATAAACAACCAAAAAGATGAAGAACATGAAGAG AAGTCATCTGTCTGTCCTCATCCTCCtaagataaagataaagagtTCACCCCTCATTGAAAAACTGCAG GCCAATCTTGCCCTCTCTCCAACTGTCCTGCTCTCCCCACCCAAAAGTCCAGAGTCCAAACAGCCACCCACCACCTCAAGTCCCATCAGCCCCTGCAGCTCCCTGAGCTCCACCCTGCAACCCACTCAACTGTCCTGTGAAGATGAGGCACCGGTTAGCTTCGAGCAGCCGGTCGAGGGCACTCCACTGCCCAGCATCAACAAG AGTCGAGCTAGGCTGTCTTTTAAGCGGCGTCTGCCCACACGACAACACAGGAAGTCAGCATGTGAGGAGGCAAAATGGAATGAGGGAAATGTCTCTCCCTGTGAACCAGACAATCACCAGCAGAATGGAGATGAAGGGGAATTGATAAGAGGGCCTTCACAGGAggacacagaaaataaaatggacTCTGCTCAACCCACCAATGGCCCACATGAGGAAAATAACAGGACAGAGCACAGAGATGTACCCCAAGAAATTGAGGGGACCCAAGTAACCCATATAGGAAATAAGGAGGAAGAAGCTGAAGAGGGATATGAACCTTCTGACTGTAAACAGGACCAAAAAGAAGCGAAGGAAGAAACAGAAGAGGACAAGACAGAAGTGAAAGAGGACAAGGAAGTGCTGGATGCTGAGAACAAACCAGAATAG